From the Roseibium salinum genome, one window contains:
- a CDS encoding sugar phosphate isomerase/epimerase family protein yields the protein MTDAAKSIRIGTMVAASGGEAARRISEIADLGFESFEPFFWQTTNGQDVGELGKRCVEAIGDRDITISTLGMFGNPLEKEPLDEETLQGWKDCIDNAHHFGATCVAGFTGRLRGRPIEDSLPRYREVWSELARRAADRGVRIAFENCAMDGNWQTGDWNIAHNPDAWELMFNETLDDNLGLEWEPCHQLVYLIDPLPQIRKWADKIFHVHGKDATVRHDVIREHGIFGKHPFVFMRTPGFGDSNWTDVISELRLAGYEGSIDIEGWHDPVYRDELEMTGQVHALKHLKTCRGGTFIPGSGKYEGGDPSLL from the coding sequence ATGACCGACGCCGCGAAATCCATCCGCATCGGAACCATGGTCGCCGCCAGCGGCGGTGAGGCCGCCAGGCGCATTTCCGAAATCGCGGACCTGGGGTTCGAGAGCTTCGAGCCGTTTTTCTGGCAGACCACCAACGGCCAGGATGTGGGCGAGCTCGGCAAGCGCTGCGTCGAGGCGATCGGCGACCGCGACATCACCATCAGCACGCTCGGCATGTTCGGCAATCCGCTGGAGAAGGAGCCCCTGGACGAGGAGACGCTTCAGGGCTGGAAGGACTGTATCGACAACGCCCACCATTTCGGCGCGACCTGCGTTGCCGGCTTCACGGGACGGCTGCGCGGCCGGCCGATCGAGGACAGCCTGCCGCGCTACCGGGAAGTCTGGTCGGAGCTTGCCAGGCGGGCGGCCGACCGGGGCGTCAGGATCGCCTTTGAGAACTGCGCCATGGACGGCAACTGGCAGACGGGCGACTGGAACATCGCCCATAACCCGGATGCCTGGGAACTGATGTTCAACGAGACGCTGGACGACAATCTGGGGCTGGAATGGGAGCCCTGTCACCAGCTCGTCTACCTGATCGATCCGCTGCCGCAGATCCGCAAATGGGCCGACAAGATCTTCCACGTCCACGGCAAGGACGCGACCGTGCGTCATGACGTGATCCGCGAGCACGGCATCTTCGGCAAGCATCCTTTCGTCTTCATGCGCACGCCGGGGTTCGGCGACAGCAACTGGACAGACGTCATCAGCGAACTGCGCCTTGCCGGCTACGAAGGCTCCATCGACATCGAGGGCTGGCACGATCCGGTCTACCGCGACGAACTGGAGATGACCGGGCAGGTTCACGCCCTCAAACATCTCAAGACGTGCCGGGGCGGCACTTTCATCCCCGGCTCCGGCAAATACGAAGGCGGCGACCCGTCCCTCCTGTGA